The following coding sequences lie in one Spinacia oleracea cultivar Varoflay chromosome 1, BTI_SOV_V1, whole genome shotgun sequence genomic window:
- the LOC110787205 gene encoding uncharacterized protein — translation MAIQGCSFSPHFIFHQSAPLRKPLSGMVMLRKTGLPVKKTTRFQITCCIKDLVFEDHSAGIICYKNDRGEIICEGFDEGPRLQPQYPSTLLPSRDDAEIHDSLQQRLLQILDGETANSNALLGNKSCNGFNTLH, via the exons ATGGCTATACAAGGTTGCTCCTTTTCACCCCATTTCATATTTCACCAATCTGCTCCCCTCAGAAAGCCTCTTTCTGGAATGGTGATGCTTAGAAAAACTGGGCTTCCTGTCAAGAAAACAACCAGATTTCAGATCACATGCTGCATAAAAGACCTG GTTTTTGAAGATCATTCAGCAGGTATAATTTGCTATAAAAATGACAGAGGAGAGATTATATGTGAAGGTTTCGATGAGGGTCCTCGTCTACAACCACAGTATCCTTCAACACTCTTACCTTCAAG GGATGACGCCGAGATCCATGACAGTCTTCAGCAAAGATTGCTGCAGATTTTGGATGGAGAAACTGCAAACTCTAACGCCTTGTTAGGGAACAAGTCTTGTAATGGATTCAATACGTTGCATTGA
- the LOC110787203 gene encoding putative pentatricopeptide repeat-containing protein At1g77010, mitochondrial: protein MDFDFRYYAQILQSYNTHNSINQVKQIHLLFLRKGILNSVLSIGNRLLQVYSKCGTMRDAVKMFDEMPQRNCFTWNTLIEGFMKSGNVNKSLEVFNSMPYKDDFSWNVVISGCVKLGELSLARMVFDEMPRKNAIAWNSMLHGYARRGCSREALRLFKDLNFDAVESGKRDPFVLTTMVGACTDVMALGCGKQIHARIIVDGVEFDPFLGSSIVNLYSKCGDLDNAKQVFKLTKEADDFSLSALIKGYANVGKMADARRIFDSITNPCVVVWNSLISGYVANYQPLEALVLFNMMRDKGFKPDFSTFASILNACSSIVAHEYGKQLHNHACKVGVSMDVVVACSLIDMYSKCGNPNDACKFFDELELHDIVLLNSMISVYCNCGRVQEAKQIFDKMHDKTLISWNSMLSGFSQNSCPLSALDLFCEMNTLGIRMDEFSLASVISSCASITSLKFGEQVFARVTVLGLEADLIVCTSLIDFYCKCGFINLGRKLFDEMVKSDEVSWNSMLTGYATNGQGLKVLELFAAMKHAGVQPNDVTFTVILSACSHCGLIEEARKWFYLMKSDYYIEPGYEHYSCMIDLLARGGCLEEATTLVKQMPFKTDASLLSSVLRGCVAHGNKNLGKEVAEMMIQLDPENSGAYVQLSGIFATSGDWEGSMQVRDMMRNNCTESIPGISW from the coding sequence ATGGACTTTGATTTTCGTTATTATGCACAGATTTTACAATCGTACAATACCCATAATTCCATCAATCAAGTTAAGCAAATTCATCTGCTATTCCTAAGAAAGGGCATCCTTAATTCGGTTTTGAGCATAGGAAATCGCCTTCTTCAGGTATATTCAAAATGTGGTACCATGAGGGATGCAGTTAAGATGTTCGACGAAATGCCCCAAAGAAACTGCTTCACCTGGAATACCCTAATTGAGGGATTTATGAAATCTGGGAACGTTAATAAATCGTTAGAGGTTTTCAATTCTATGCCTTATAAGGATGATTTTTCATGGAATGTTGTTATTTCAGGATGTGTGAAATTGGGTGAATTGAGTTTAGCTAGGATGGTGTTTGATGAGATGCCTAGGAAGAATGCTATTGCTTGGAATTCTATGCTTCATGGGTATGCTCGTCGTGGGTGTTCCAGAGAAGCTTTGAGGTTGTTTAAAGATTTGAATTTTGATGCTGTTGAGTCAGGGAAGAGGGACCCTTTTGTTTTGACAACAATGGTTGGTGCTTGTACTGATGTGATGGCTCTTGGTTGTGGGAAGCAAATTCATGCTAGGATAATTGTTGATGGGGTGGAGTTTGATCCATTTTTAGGAAGCTCTATTGTTAATTTGTATAGCAAGTGTGGTGATTTAGACAATGCAAAACAGGTCTTTAAGCTGACAAAAGAAGCTGATGACTTTTCACTTTCTGCATTGATCAAGGGATATGCCAATGTAGGTAAAATGGCTGATGCTAGAAGAATTTTTGATAGTATAACTAATCCATGCGTAGTTGTTTGGAATTCGTTGATTTCTGGGTATGTTGCTAATTATCAACCTTTAGAGGCCCTGGTTTTATTCAACATGATGAGGGATAAAGGTTTTAAGCCTGATTTCTCTACATTTGCTAGCATTTTGAATGCCTGCTCAAGTATTGTTGCTCATGAATATGGAAAACAATTACATAACCATGCTTGCAAAGTTGGGGTTTCAATGGACGTTGTTGTTGCTTGTTCTCTTATTGATATGTATTCCAAATGCGGAAATCCAAATGATGCCTGTAAGTTCTTTGACGAGCTTGAGCTTCATGACATTGTTCTTCTTAATTCTATGATCAGTGTCTACTGTAACTGCGGAAGAGTGCAAGAAGCCAAGCAGATCTTTGACAAGATGCATGATAAAACTTTGATCTCGTGGAATTCGATGTTATCAGGTTTTAGTCAAAATAGCTGTCCCCTTTCAGCCTTAGATCTTTTCTGTGAGATGAATACGTTGGGAATTCGAATGGACGAATTTAGCCTTGCAAGTGTTATCAGCTCCTGCGCCAGCATCACTTCACTTAAATTTGGTGAGCAGGTTTTTGCAAGAGTTACTGTTCTTGGCCTAGAAGCTGACTTAATTGTTTGCACCTCCCTAATTGATTTCTATTGTAAGTGTGGTTTCATTAACTTGGGTCGGAAATTATTTGATGAAATGGTTAAATCTGATGAAGTTTCTTGGAATTCAATGTTAACGGGCTATGCTACGAATGGTCAAGGATTGAAGGTTTTGGAATTGTTTGCTGCCATGAAACATGCTGGAGTTCAGCCAAATGATGTTACTTTTACTGTAATTCTGTCTGCTTGTAGTCATTGTGGACTGATTGAAGAGGCCAGAAAGTGGTTTTATTTGATGAAATCTGATTATTACATAGAACCAGGATATGAGCACTACTCATGCATGATTGATCTCTTAGCTCGAGGTGGTTGCCTTGAAGAAGCAACAACCTTAGTTAAGCAAATGCCATTTAAGACAGATGCAAGTTTGTTGTCTTCAGTACTGAGAGGGTGTGTGGCCCATGGAAATAAGAATCTGGGTAAGGAGGTTGCAGAGATGATGATTCAACTTGATCCTGAAAACTCAGGTGCTTATGTGCAATTGTCTGGAATATTTGCTACTTCGGGTGACTGGGAAGGATCAATGCAAGTTAGAGATATGATGAGAAATAATTGCACAGAAAGTATTCCTGGTATTAGCTGGTGA